ATCTCCTCTGTCTATAGCATTTATTGGCTTTTCAGTGACAGCTCGGGCCCGATTAGCAGACCCCAACAAAACAAGTCACCTGCTCACCATCTTCCCCACTAGGGTGAGATGCATTGTGTCTCCGTTTAGATTGTGCAAATATGTGCTGTTTGGTTCTCTAGTGCCACTTCTGTGACCACCCTAGCATcagtcacagaccctccaagtgtccctattttccagggacagacctgGATTTACAGacgccatcccggtttctgatttgatcccagaatgtcatgcttttccttaggatatccccgtttcatcagataaatgttggcgGGTACATCACAAACAGGGTTGTTTAGGGTAGACCCCTAGAAATGCTTGAGGAAGGAGCCTGGCTCGgtggcagagcatgtgctctgcatgcagaaggtctcgagATCAAGTCTCAGCATCTCCAAATGCAGCTTGGAGAGGCCCTTGCCTTAAAGCTTGGACAGCCATTGTCAATGTAGACCAGGAGTAaggagcacggaaacgccgtttaccttcccactggagcggtacctatttatctacttgcggtGGTGTGCTTTCatattgctaggttggcaggagcagggactgagcaatgggagctcaccccgttgtggggatttgaaccgcgagcttctgatcgccaagtcctaggctctgtggtttaacccacagcgccacctgcgtcccagactaggggtagtcaacctttttatacctaccgcccactaatgcatctttcttgatgccgtagaaccccctaccgcccacctagaattctgaaatgcccactagtgggtggtaggcaGCAGGTTGACAACTCCTGATGTAGACAATATTAAGCTAGATTTATCTcacctggtcggccactgtgaggacaggatgctgtcctagatgggccactgtcctgatccagcaggctcttcgtaTTTTCTTATGTTAATTATTCCCTTTTCATTATCTGTGACAACAAAACCCCCACGGTGTGGATTGCTGGATCTGAGAGCCTTTGGTGAATACATATCCTCAGAGGCACAGAAGCATTTTTAAATGTCAACCCAAGTAAGCACGTTTCTACAGACCTTGGCTCCCAGCAAGGTAAGCacctcttcttcccccaccccttgttAAAATCAGGGTAGATGTTTTTCTAGTTAACCCAGCTCTGATGGTTCAGAAAGGAAGATTCGACATTAATACAAATGTGGAAAGATTCTGGGGGAAAAGACAAGGGCTGGTCCTCAATAGTGAGAGAACATCATCACCGATTGTAGCTGTACCGCATTATAAAAACACTGAATTTTTTCAACAGATACATGCAACAGATTCTCAAATGCTCTGCAGCACCTCTGTTTTCTTCTTTCATGTCCACAGGTCCCTTTGCTTCACAATTCTGTTCCAGTGAGGCAGCCTTCTGCAGTGGCCATCATGGCTCCTGGCTTCAATGGTAGGTGTTTAGATGGTATAAGTGGAAGCTGTAATGAGGAACAAAGGGAGAAATTAGGTTCAGTTTGCATGTAACttgtaatatgtacaaaaatgcatagactGGGCTAAaaggtgcattaaaatgcatgcattagtgaaaataacacacccaAATGCATTTGGGGGAAATTTGCTTTGCAGAGAGGTCTACATatgaggcaaaattgcacacgAAAATGTGAATATTGGAAAAGAAAAGACATttcttggaaaagaaaagaaatttatatacagcttactttaaaaaaacttaaAGCAGTTTACTAAAAGAATAAAACAAGGAAATCatcaataaagagagagagagaacagaaaaaacagctgtttaaaacattttaaaaaattaaaatcaatgcTAAGCTAAAGCCCATGAGCTCATGTCAACATTTTACATGAATGAATAGGTTGgcctaaagaaaaatgtttatagcaggtgctgaaaagagtacagtgaaggcacctgccagaTGTCAACAAGGTTCCAAAGTATGAgtgctgccacaccaaaagaTTGATCTCTTACAAATGCACCTGGGCCAGTTCTGCACtgttgaaatgtggagagctggtcTTAAGAGTGGGGAAATTAGAAATtggtgaaactgaaattgacagatttgcccatccgcACCAGGAACAATGTCTCAGTATAAAAGAGGCTGCTAGTTTGATATGATATGCAGGAAATGTCCTTAATAGCTCCtgtagagaaggaggaggaggaggatggggaagaagaggcaggggacctgtggccttcctgatgtggctggactccaattcccatcaccccagacagcatggtcagttgccagggatgaggggagttgtagtccagcagcccCTGGCAGGCAAAAGGTTCTGATTTAGGGCTCATCCAAACCTCCCTTTGCTCCACCACTTTCCTCCGGTTTccccaattgctgtttgttctgatttagtgctAAAAAGTTGGTTTTCAgtgggaaagcagcagagcaAAGGCAAAACCGCTCAGAGCCATGCCAAGGAAGCACggggcaagcagaaaaccacttggactcatgctttctaggcacgagACAAGTGGAAATGTGGGAGAGCCCTTAAAGTAAAATGCATGGCGTCACAAATCAGCAAAACACCGCTCAGAGACCAGCTGAAGGCAgaaacagaatttaaaacaaaGGGTTCCATTTGCTGCAGCTCTTTCCTCGACATTCTTCATTTTGATCCAGAACTGTTGAAGTAACATTGTTAGATTTTCAGTTGGTAGATTTTTACTTGTATGCCTCTGTCCTTTTTTGCCACATAATTTCCATAAgccaggatgcgggtggcactgtgggttaaaccacagagcctaggacttgccgatcagaaggtcggtggctcgaatccctgcgagggggtgagctcccgttgctcggtccctgctcctgccaacctaacagtttgaaagcacatcaaagtgcaagtagataaataggtactgctcctgtgagaaggtaaacggcgtttccgtgcgctgctctggtttgccagaagcggcttagtcatgctggccacatgacccggaagctgtacgccggctccctcagccaataaagtgagatgagtgccgcaaccccagagtcggtcacaactggacctaatggtcaggggtccttttaccttcgataagccaccttgagctcctttcaACTGAAAGGCGGGTATGCATCctcaagacagacagagagagatttgCAAGTTAGATTTGGTTTTAGTCCCCTGGTCTTAGGCTGCCAGCATTTCTTATGCTCCTTTTGAATCTGCGTCTAGGGGGCTGTTGGGACAAGGAATTGTTGAGAGTGAGGGaaggcatgtttgtgtgtgtaaatgtagGTGTAGTTTGTttggtgtgtgaatgtgtgtggcaTCCATGCGGCAAGGAGGGAGTGGAAGCCTGTTCTATGGATTTCAATGCTGTTATTGCTTTATAGATTCTATCACTTACTTTTGTTGTTCTGTTTCCCTTGCAAGCTGCTTTGCAATCTTTTCTGATGAACCCCCAGCCCGCTTTCTTGCTCCATACGGCATTTTAAGGTATCATTGGGGTTTtatgataattttttttgttttcttgtctcaTTTTCTTTAAGTCCACTGCTTAGAAATGTGAATAATTAAATGGTGTataaatatcttaaataaattttatatagCATAAGAGCAACAATGGCTTAGAAGTATTTAAACCTGAGCATTCTGCTATTAGAAATCCTCAATCTttattcttttcctccttttccacAATGCTTTCTAGAATTTCCCTAGATAAAGTTGGTGGTGTTAACAAAAGTTGGCTGCTGAGTAGGTCTTACCAATTCAGCCTGCCTGTGATCTGAAAAACCAGAAAATCAGGTTTGCGCCATTTCCCAATAAAACTTTTATTTGCTTATGTCCCCATATAACTTTGCACTGCATATCATATATACATGGTTCATGAAAAGGAGACAAAATAGAAATTTGATTGAAATGACCCACCAGAAGCAATGAATAGATGGATGTTGCAGATAAATGGATGGATTTCATAGTTTACTGGAATGTGTGTTCTGACCACAGAAGTCTGTTTCTGTAAATCTTTTTTGCTGGATTTCTTCAAAACTACCACCCTCCCCACACACGTTGCTCTTTTTACTCTGTTAATAAGTGTTGCTTTTTTTTGTAACTTTTGTGAAAAATATATAATCAACAGGTAAAAATGAAGTAATTCTCTCTCCATATCTTGGAGGGTGATGATGATATTggcatgcatggggggggggggtcagacaaGGGGGCATAAATCATCCAACATATGTGCCAGGCAGACTGGAGTCAAGAACCATTGATGGATTATTTTTAAGGGGTTTCCATTGATATTTTTTTGAGACGGATCTAAATGTGGGAGTAGTAAGCCATAGCTTTTCCCACTGCACATTATCCAATACACTTCCAATATCAATCTCCCAAAGAGActtcaaaggaaggagagaaaactgAAAGTCAAGTGTGTATGCAAAAGACAATGGACATTCTGCACATTCTGGATCTAACCAAAGCCTCAGATGAACTCAATTTCTCTTAATGCAATCATTGTgcatggatttatactggactgtccacGCCTCATTCCATTTTCTtcgttgttctgtgatgcttccccataTTACTGCATTATTGCTGCCCAGAGGGGCTCCCTTGCACTACGGTACAACAAAAGCCGAACAAAAATAAGAAAGAATGTTTGCAGTATAAAGAGTTGCGGGACTTTGGCAGGAAGTTGCAGAACAGGCACAAATTGAAGACGAAAGAGCATGtccaccccaaaacttttgcaggctcAAACAACATTGAAGGTGGGATCTTGTATAATAGTCCTGACAGCATCATGAGCGCAAATAATTGCAagcaaaataaaaaggacttcagGAGGGgccatgtgtgtgtgcgtgcacagagTTATAATTCTTGCCCCATTACTGCCCCCCCTCAAGATTTTAACTTTTGGGGATGAGAACACCTAAATAAGGCTTAGGTTAGTGACCATCACTACGTCACATGACTTCCAAAGCTTCATTCATACTCTTTCTTCTTCCCAATGTGTAGGAAACCTCCAAAATCAAACCTCCATCCGTGAATTCGTCCTCCTGGGATTCTCAAACCATCCCGAATtgcaaatatttttcttcttggccTTCTCCATCGTTTACACAGTGGCCTTGACAGGGAATCTTCTCATCATTCTGGTTGTCATGGCCAACAGCCGTCTCCACACACCCATGTACTTCCTCCTCGGCCACCTGTCCTTCATTGATCTTTGCTACATGACCGCCACCGTCCCCCAAATGCTGGCAAATTTCCTCCGAGAGTCCAAGACCATCTCCTACGCTGGATGCATGGTCCAAATCTTCTCCCTCATTTCTTGTGTTGGGTCAGAGTGCATCCTCCTAGCGGCCATGGCTTATGACCGATATGTAGCCATTTGTCACCCGCTGCTGTACACGGTCATCATGAATAGGAAAGTCTGCTTCCAAATGGTGGCTGGGTCGTGGACAGGGGGCTTCCTGAACTCCCTTGTACACACTCTCTTGACATCCACCCTGTCATTCTGTGGGCCGAGGGAGATCCGCCATTTTATGTGTGATGTCCCCCCGCTTTTGGAGTTGTCCTGCACGGATACAGCCCTGAATAATATTGTGCTCCACACAGCCAGCATGTTCATTGGGGTTAGCCCttgcttcttcatcatcatctcctaCGTCTTCATCGCTTTAGCCATCCTCCAGATCCGTTCCACAGAGGGCAGGAGGAAGGCTTTCTCTACATGCACGTCTCATCTTGCAGTGGTCATTATGTTCTTTGGGACTGCTCTCTTTAATTACAACCGGCCCAGTGCAGGCTATTCCTTAGATGTGGACACACTGGTCTCAGCCCTGTATTGCATCGTAACCCCCATGCTAAACCCCATTATATACAGCCTACGGAACCAGGAAGTGAAGCTGGCAGTGAAAAGACTGGCAAGCGCAAAGTGGAACGTCTTCTAAATCAAAGGTGGGCAGATACCAGGCTTACTAGATCTACTATTTTCGCTATTTGCTAGAACCCTGAGGTTCCTGATTCAGAAAGCGGAAAGACCCATCCTCAGAGGAGGCTGCCTGGTGTCTCTCTGGATGAGCCCCTGCTCCCTTGGCTTTTCTCCTTCCAACCACGAGGCATACCTAGAATCAATAACTCATGTAGAAACACTGGGGTTTCCTGTGAGAAGATACTTTCCCATTTAGCTACTATTACTGTGGatatgcgggacgcgggtggcgctgtgggtaaaacctcagtgcctaggacttgccgatcatatggtcggcagttcgaatccccgcagcggtgtaagctcccgtctttcggtcccagctcctgcccacctagcagttcgaaagcaccccaagtgcaagtaaataaataggtaccgctttatagcgggaaggtaaacggtgtttccgtgtgctgcactggtgctggctcgccagagcagcttcgtcacactggccatgtgacccggaagtgtcttcggacagcgctggctcccggcctcttaaacgagatgagcgcataaccctagagtcggacacgactggcccgtatgggcaggggtacctttacctttacctttactgtggatATAGCAGGACACTTTAAAAGACAAATAAGTAACTAGGATTGCAGTCCTTTACACTGggaataagcctcattgaacttggAGGGATTtatctctgagtaaacatgtatgcTTGTGCTGTTAAGAGTAGATTTTTTCTGAAGACCATTTTAAATTTCTTCCCTCCCACTTTGAGCACCCTGTTCTGCTCGCTGTCGTAATGACAAGCGGTGCCCCACCCCTAATCACTTAAGCCAAAGTGTCCTGAAAAATCCACTCTGAGCAAGAGGAACTCTACACTGGATAGGACAGTTGGTGGCAGCGGTTGTTGATATGCCCCGCTTCGAATTGTTCCTGAACCAAGCTCTCATTCATTAAGTGGAGGCTGTCCATCTATAAAGCAAATTTCCACCCCactcagaaaacaaaacaaaaccctagatAATGCAAAACATCAATTTAGAGATGTGGTGGTCCCAGCCTGTCTACAACCCTCTTAGGTGCACTGACTTAAGAGCATAAGACGAGAGTCctagatctagtccagcatcctgtacacacagtggccaaccagatgcccacagaAAGCCCACAATTGGGGCAGGAGCACAGcagtactctcccctcctgtggtttccagcaactgggtcGTTTTCATCTGAccaggaggcagagcatagccatattGGCTAATgctcattgatagccttgtcctccatgaatttgtccaatcctcttttaaagtcacccaagttggtcgccatcactgcctcctgtgggagctagtccaaagttgttgttgttgttgttgttgttgttgttgtttattaaatttgttcattgctttatcttgcccaaggctccccaaagtgacttacagccAACAAACCAAGAAACCCacataaatatattaaaaccaaGGGTGGTTGGAGGGGGGTGCATTTAAAACATCCCACACATTTCTAAAAGTCCACAAATAGTTGaaggccaaaggtctggttatagAGCAAACTTTTTGCTTGGTGCCTTAAGTAtggactgcatgaagaagtattttGTCTATCCTGacaatcttccaatattcagcttcattggatggccccagTTTCTAGTGTTATGACAATTAATGGAaaaaaacttctctctatccactttttccacCTTTGCTCTGCAGGTTGGGGTGCTAACAGATTTCAGGGCCCGCCCTAACATTAGACAGTGGGGTGTTGTCCTTAGGAAGCAGGTGCTGGGTGTGGTTGGGTTCAATGGGCAGACAAAGGACCTAGGCCAGTGATTTGTGATGTGCTGTCCCTTGCTCACAGATTCATATCCCCAACTGCTTCATGTAAACACAGCTGAGGAAACTAATAGGCAAGCAAGTCCCAGGGTCAAATGCAAAATCATCATACAGAGCAGCAAGCTGTGCAAAGCAGTGGGTGGAAACTGCTCGTCTATCCCAATGAAATACCATTAGAGGACTGGAATAAGGTAGAATGGAAATGACGCGATGGCTTAAGGGTGCAATCctagccccacttacctgggagtaaagctCCACTGAATTTAGTGAAACTAgcagcttatccacacttacttttccAGACACGGTAAATCCTTTAAAGCTCCGTGTCAGagcacctttgggggggggggcttgggagCTTTCCACGCAAAAACCCACTTTTTAGCAATCATTCGGAGCTAACATGAATCCCAAAGAATCCcaagaaatgtagtttgttaaaggttctgggaagtgtagctttgtgaggggtaaattacagttcccaagtctttgggggaagacgtatgatttaaatgtctgatgtggatgtgaccttagtCAGGACTGCTGCCTTAGCTGCACTATTGCAATGGAGCCTGCACCCAACCCTAAGCAACATGTAGCTGGGATAATcaaaatgtggtgtagtggttagaatgctgaactagttgctgggagagcagggttcaaatcactgagctccttggagaaaaggtgggatataaatgtagtaataaataaatattccttcCCTCCTCAACCCAGCACCTCCCCCTTCCTTTGTGGTTTGTCTGGTgtcaaattttagattgtaaggcGGGTGACAGTGTGTCTTAGTTTACAGAAGCTGtgctcaaaacaaaaatttttttttccttccagtagcaccttaaagaccaactaagttagttcttggtatgagctttcgtgtgcatgcacacttcttcagatacactgaaacagaagttgccagatccctctatatagtgagaaggtggggaggggtattactcagaagggtggtgggaatgggtgattggctgataggtgtgatgagcctgttgacgactcttaacgactgctgTGCTGTTAGAGGACAGCTCTCCTGTCTGAAAGGCTGTCAGGTCCAACGCCCACTTGAAAGATAAGTTAAAGTCATAAAAGGGAGGAGGGGGTTTCAGTTGCCCACCACGAGATAACACCTAGACAGAGGACAGAGAAGGCACACTGGTCCCCCGGGTCAGTCTTTCCCATCACCATGAGATCTGGTATGTCTGTTTAAATTACAGTAgttattatttctaaatttgcatcaaaTTAGCATAGTATTTACatcaaattagcatatgcaaatgttatgcaacaACACATCCTGTTCCAGCGTAAGTGGCCGCCTTAAGGACacaacaataaacaacaacaacgaaaacaAGAAGACACTTGCTCCTCCTAATCTCAGGCGAGCAAATTCTGTGACACCTCTAGTGGGCCACCAGAAGGAGCAGTGAAACCACGCTTCCTTTTTCCGATCCCGGCTTTGCTGCTTTTGAAATAGTCTCACGTGATGGCTTGTCATGCGGCCGTGCGGCAAGCTCAATATGGCGGCCTCCATAGAGCGCCTAGTGCATAGAGTAGGCGAGGAGCAGCGACCGACTGCTTTGGTTGTTTTTTCTATGGTGCTGCTCCGCTGCTTTCTGGGAGTTCAGGGTCACGCCGTAGCTTGGTAAGTACTCAAACCAGAGGAGAAGCCTTTCCACCTCTGAGCATCCTGTGGGCGCGGGGGTGAGAGTTTCCGGCTCTTCCCACCCCCGCCGCATTTAGCTAATCTTTAGCTGTGCTTGTACGTGAAGGAAACTCAGGTGATAAGAGGGCCGAAGAGATCAAATTGACAATACCTGGGCTGATGTCCCGTTGAACAAGTAACACTGCTTGCAAATATAAAGGTAGTAGAACAAGGAGAGGATTTTGGAATAGCGCCGTATTCCCAgcgtgtttttttgttttaggtTAGAGAGTCTATATGCATACGCATACAAGTTCTTGCAGGGAACTTTTTTAATTTGGGAGAGCCTTAAAAGTATGCCACGTCACTACTATCCCATCTTAATCTTATCACATTTGTGGATCTGGCTTTTTTCTCCGCTGTGTGCAGGAAGCTCTCCAGTTTTCTCGAACATTCTTCTTTGTAACTAAATTAGTTCTGTTCTAGAACCTGGTGGTAGTTTTGTCAGGCGGAAATGGGGGAGTGAGACCTACTAGGAGGGTTGCTTTTCATTTCCTCTGTTCCAGTTGCTTTAACACAGAGACTGAGTGAAGTTTTTCAGTGGTGGAGAAAACTCTGGGCACCTTAATTTCTGGCTCTCAGGCTGCATTAAAAGGCACGGGGGGGGGTAGTTTTCTTAAATCCACTGAGTGTTCCTCCATCTTCTTACACAATATGGGTTTCCTTAGAGTCTAGTTTAGCGCAGAACTGCCCTCGACGTGTGCTTCCTCATCCAAGCACAAGCCTGATCTTGCCTGTCACCCTTTTGATTTCTGACCTGCTTAGTGGCAGTTGTTTGCAGTCCCTTGAGTCAGAGCTTCTTCTTTGGTCAGCCCCCTCCCCTGGCCTATTTAGCTCGATGTAAAATTACAGGCATGGGAAAAGAGCAAACTTAATGTGTTTATTACCTGAGTATTAATGGAACTGCTTTTAATGGCTCATTAGAGCTGCTTGTGGTGAAATAGAGGCGTTGTCTTAGAAAGATCTTCACTCCACGTAGGTGGAGAGGTGGTGTTTCCTAATGGATACCAGTCTTATAACAGATGACATTTCTTCCACCCAAATATACTCCAAGTTCTAAATGCCTTCCTCAGTGCATCCTATGATAATTCAAAAAAGTAATCTAGAATTTAAGATTTCACAGAATAATGACATTATGAGGCTTGCATAGTTTGGAGGGGATATCTCGCTAGCAGGGGGTCCCACTCTGCAACTTTATTTGTAACGCAATGCTTTTCAGTTAAAGGGGTAATAACATTGAGGACACCAGCTATCAGTCCATATTTAATTATATGGGTTTTGCATTTCTTGGCCCAGCTTTGTACAGATTTATTAGAAATTTGCTCCAAATTACATTTTGGGGTCAATCTTATACCGGACGTATGTTGTAAGGAGGCAAGGTGGTGCAAACGATTTGGCAGGGCAAGCTAGTGAGTCTGAACCTGTATGATTCACACTGGAAACTTGCAAAATTTCAGGAATTCATTGAACGATGACCTAT
The nucleotide sequence above comes from Podarcis raffonei isolate rPodRaf1 chromosome 14, rPodRaf1.pri, whole genome shotgun sequence. Encoded proteins:
- the LOC128401956 gene encoding olfactory receptor 5V1-like, which produces MRVALLVTITTSHDFQSFIHTLSSSQCVGNLQNQTSIREFVLLGFSNHPELQIFFFLAFSIVYTVALTGNLLIILVVMANSRLHTPMYFLLGHLSFIDLCYMTATVPQMLANFLRESKTISYAGCMVQIFSLISCVGSECILLAAMAYDRYVAICHPLLYTVIMNRKVCFQMVAGSWTGGFLNSLVHTLLTSTLSFCGPREIRHFMCDVPPLLELSCTDTALNNIVLHTASMFIGVSPCFFIIISYVFIALAILQIRSTEGRRKAFSTCTSHLAVVIMFFGTALFNYNRPSAGYSLDVDTLVSALYCIVTPMLNPIIYSLRNQEVKLAVKRLASAKWNVF